A stretch of the Limnothrix sp. FACHB-406 genome encodes the following:
- a CDS encoding dienelactone hydrolase family protein yields MVLEICREVTIIPPQEPGLGIDLQGYLARPRAAGSYPVIVVLQEVFGVNDHIRDLCDRLAGCGYVAIAPALFQRTAPGFAVGYSAEELALGRQHKDLTKADQLLADIQAAIAFAQKQPNAKTGAVGCIGFCFGGHVAYLAATLPQVAVTAAFYGAGIPTFCPGGGEPTVTRTSQIHGKLWFFAGLADPLIPIDQLDRLEAALVTHGRNFRIFRYRDADHGFFCDRRSSYHPAAAADAWEKVQTLFRDL; encoded by the coding sequence ATGGTTCTTGAAATTTGCCGCGAAGTCACCATCATTCCCCCCCAGGAGCCTGGCTTAGGGATTGACCTACAGGGCTACCTAGCACGCCCTCGGGCCGCCGGTTCCTATCCGGTGATCGTGGTTCTTCAAGAAGTGTTTGGGGTGAACGATCACATTCGAGATCTCTGCGATCGCCTGGCAGGATGTGGTTATGTGGCGATCGCCCCCGCCCTGTTTCAGCGCACCGCTCCGGGCTTTGCCGTGGGCTACAGCGCCGAAGAGCTAGCCCTCGGCCGACAACACAAGGACTTAACCAAGGCGGATCAACTGCTGGCGGATATCCAAGCCGCGATCGCCTTTGCCCAAAAACAACCCAACGCCAAAACCGGAGCCGTGGGCTGCATCGGCTTTTGTTTTGGGGGCCATGTGGCCTATTTGGCGGCCACCCTGCCCCAAGTCGCCGTCACCGCTGCGTTCTATGGCGCAGGGATCCCCACCTTCTGTCCCGGGGGCGGCGAGCCAACCGTCACCCGCACTTCCCAAATTCACGGTAAGCTCTGGTTTTTCGCAGGCTTGGCCGATCCGCTGATTCCCATTGACCAGCTCGATCGCCTAGAGGCGGCCCTCGTGACCCACGGGCGCAACTTCCGCATCTTCCGTTACCGCGACGCAGACCATGGATTCTTCTGCGATCGGCGATCGAGCTACCATCCAGCGGCCGCCGCCGATGCCTGGGAAAAAGTGCAAACCCTGTTTCGAGACCTCTAG
- the hpsP gene encoding hormogonium polysaccharide biosynthesis glycosyltransferase HpsP produces the protein MRLLQIVPSVSLVYGGPSQMVLGLSQALGAAGAQVTLLTTDSNGDAGQAPLDVPIAQPVSEKDYKIYYFRCAPWRRYKFSIGLLWWLWRHAPEYDVAHIHALFSPISTMASIVCRWRKLPYVLRPLGTLDPLDLRKKAKLKWWYGRLLERRNLAKAAAVHFTSAEECKISERFGAISRDWVIPLGVPLPPLREQPMAQPTKEAGPMVLFMSRLDRKKGLDIVIPALETLAVSGLPFRFVLAGANVQDPDYEQSISDYLNRSHLSDRTEIVGFVTGEQKRSLLAQADLFVLPSYYENFGIAVAEAMAAGVPVVISDQVHIWPDVADTRSGWVCTCDVSSFAGAVREALTQPTERQQRGQNARRCAGDRYSWSAIAQQLIAAYGEIRRTR, from the coding sequence TTGCGCCTGTTGCAAATTGTGCCATCCGTGTCCTTGGTCTATGGCGGGCCGAGCCAGATGGTGTTGGGGCTAAGCCAGGCCCTGGGCGCGGCGGGGGCGCAGGTGACGCTGCTAACCACCGACAGCAATGGGGATGCGGGGCAGGCTCCGTTGGATGTGCCGATCGCCCAGCCCGTGTCGGAAAAGGACTACAAAATCTATTACTTTCGCTGTGCCCCCTGGCGACGCTATAAGTTCTCGATCGGGCTGTTGTGGTGGCTCTGGCGACACGCACCGGAATACGACGTGGCCCACATCCATGCCCTGTTTTCGCCCATCAGCACCATGGCATCGATCGTCTGTCGGTGGCGCAAGTTGCCCTACGTGCTGCGGCCCCTCGGCACGCTGGATCCGCTGGATTTGCGGAAAAAGGCAAAGTTGAAATGGTGGTATGGGCGGCTGCTGGAGCGGCGCAATTTAGCCAAGGCCGCTGCTGTTCACTTCACCAGTGCGGAGGAGTGCAAAATCTCTGAACGGTTTGGGGCCATTTCCCGCGATTGGGTGATTCCCTTGGGGGTTCCGTTGCCGCCGCTCCGTGAACAACCCATGGCGCAACCGACCAAGGAAGCGGGGCCGATGGTGCTGTTTATGTCACGGCTCGATCGCAAAAAAGGATTGGATATTGTGATTCCGGCGCTGGAAACGCTGGCTGTGTCGGGGCTGCCCTTTCGGTTTGTGTTGGCGGGGGCCAATGTACAGGATCCAGACTATGAACAATCGATTTCAGACTATTTGAACCGATCGCACCTGAGCGATCGCACGGAAATTGTGGGCTTCGTGACCGGGGAACAGAAGCGATCGCTCCTGGCCCAAGCCGATTTATTTGTGTTGCCGTCATACTATGAAAACTTCGGAATTGCGGTGGCTGAAGCGATGGCCGCCGGAGTGCCGGTGGTGATTTCCGATCAGGTGCATATCTGGCCCGATGTGGCCGACACCCGATCGGGCTGGGTTTGCACTTGCGACGTATCTTCCTTTGCCGGGGCCGTGCGCGAGGCATTAACCCAACCCACCGAACGACAACAGCGCGGCCAAAACGCCCGACGCTGTGCGGGCGATCGCTACAGTTGGTCAGCCATTGCCCAGCAATTAATCGCCGCTTACGGCGAAATTCGCCGAACCCGGTAG
- a CDS encoding ABC transporter substrate-binding protein, with the protein MSRFTWKLSNVNRWGKQLQKLPIIFFLICALVFFAFSNSSKPRVLVLSSYATDFAWTKDINVGLSWTLDKKPYSIQYHYMDTKRNPGAAYKEKAGQLARRLIERWEPNVIISIDDNAQEFVAKYFNNHPKIDIVYSGVNAEASAYGFDKASNVTGILERIPFLSLKEIFLQILPPDRRRIVHYSDDSETSEAIHQEMADFDWRPIDLIEHRKVATFEEWKQFIKNSGKIADFLLITHYHTLRRSSTDDTVVSPKEVMKWTIENSPIPDIGCWGFYVDDGGMLAVGISPYEMGEVAGKMTTEILENHRRPSEIPSTKSQNFVMYMRESRLKQYGVDLPKVYKDFAHATNHYYQ; encoded by the coding sequence ATGTCACGATTTACCTGGAAGCTTTCTAACGTTAACCGCTGGGGCAAGCAGCTTCAAAAATTGCCCATTATTTTCTTTTTGATTTGCGCCTTGGTGTTCTTTGCCTTCAGCAATTCCAGTAAGCCGCGTGTATTGGTGCTGAGCAGCTATGCCACGGACTTTGCCTGGACGAAGGACATTAATGTGGGGCTAAGCTGGACTCTGGATAAGAAGCCTTACTCGATTCAGTATCACTACATGGATACGAAGCGGAATCCTGGCGCGGCTTACAAGGAGAAGGCAGGGCAATTGGCTCGGCGGCTTATTGAGCGCTGGGAACCAAATGTGATTATTTCGATCGATGATAATGCTCAAGAGTTTGTCGCCAAGTATTTCAATAATCACCCCAAGATTGATATCGTCTACAGCGGGGTGAATGCGGAAGCCAGCGCCTACGGATTTGACAAAGCCAGCAATGTGACGGGCATTTTGGAGCGAATTCCCTTCCTTTCCTTGAAAGAGATTTTTCTGCAAATTTTGCCACCCGATCGCCGTCGCATTGTTCACTATTCCGATGACTCGGAAACATCGGAAGCCATTCACCAAGAAATGGCAGATTTTGACTGGCGACCGATCGACCTGATCGAACACCGAAAAGTGGCCACCTTTGAAGAGTGGAAGCAATTTATCAAGAATTCCGGCAAAATTGCTGACTTTTTGCTGATCACGCACTACCACACGCTGCGTCGCTCCAGTACCGATGATACGGTGGTGTCGCCGAAGGAAGTGATGAAGTGGACGATCGAGAACTCACCAATTCCTGATATCGGATGTTGGGGATTTTATGTGGATGATGGCGGCATGTTGGCGGTTGGGATTTCGCCCTATGAGATGGGAGAAGTGGCCGGCAAAATGACAACGGAAATCTTGGAAAATCATCGTCGTCCCAGCGAAATTCCCAGCACGAAAAGCCAAAATTTCGTGATGTATATGCGGGAGTCGCGGCTCAAGCAATATGGCGTTGATCTCCCCAAGGTGTATAAGGACTTCGCCCACGCCACCAACCACTACTACCAATAG
- a CDS encoding nitrate reductase associated protein translates to MGFESVTKHSATNSPTMADRPTIVSEASPFFQFEQDFITGLRCIPMVVRYRLDRVGIKLKLHHWNQLSEADRLRLVLAPCDTLPEQETYRQELRELVAARSGEIPKDLPLENPFPWLSADVPDSVAAQAARVGVTVSHQQWRSLSELQRFALIKLSQPGHENRNFLPAVQEFGLLNP, encoded by the coding sequence ATGGGTTTTGAGTCAGTCACGAAACATTCAGCAACCAATTCACCCACAATGGCCGATCGCCCAACAATCGTTTCGGAAGCCTCACCTTTTTTCCAGTTTGAGCAAGACTTCATCACTGGGTTACGGTGCATCCCCATGGTGGTTCGCTACCGGCTCGATCGAGTCGGCATTAAACTCAAACTGCACCACTGGAACCAACTGTCCGAGGCCGATCGCTTGCGGTTAGTTTTGGCTCCTTGCGACACCTTGCCCGAGCAAGAAACCTATCGCCAGGAATTGCGCGAGTTGGTGGCAGCGCGATCGGGTGAAATTCCCAAAGATTTGCCCCTGGAAAACCCGTTTCCTTGGCTGAGTGCCGACGTGCCCGATTCAGTCGCAGCACAAGCAGCGCGGGTTGGAGTCACAGTGAGTCATCAACAGTGGCGATCGCTCAGTGAATTGCAGCGATTTGCGCTCATTAAACTCAGCCAGCCCGGCCACGAAAACCGCAACTTTTTGCCAGCGGTTCAAGAATTTGGCCTCCTGAACCCCTAA
- a CDS encoding SLC13 family permease yields MAIDLKQMAQELRRAPILSDCSVQELARVVPYAVEHFLENGQALFQSGNPALTLYFVRRGKVQLWAGGRVIAEVEHGFVGEEAAVSSDYYMADAIAVDNTEVIALPREAITKVAGAGTPTIDRFYASLLSHYSGQPNRKLESRSPISQLKRNDWVQSCGWILSVVIPGILYLILRETAEFDWNSQMFLIVLTSTIVMWVFGMVPEFIPGLFCILSLLILDIAPSEVILSGFASGSFFMALSLFGLGAVLMGSGLTYRLVLWLSRFIPKTESWYATALFLTGLAMTPILPSANGRIGLLSPILTDTIDATGVKPGGKAASHLAFAAFSGASLLSHVFLSSKSANFVVYGLLPLQVQQQFSWVYWLQASLVVGIVTLVLYFISTKFLFSNNQAFEISQQQVEAQVETLGPLSSQEWISLVSTIVLLLGIVTASIHKIQLPWIGLGVLFLVLSLGILKKNEFRTQIDWPFLILLGSLVGIAEAMSYLGLDTHFGGYLTWLSDSMKSNFPLFIFLLSLTILAVRFVIPNTTAVAIFATILIPMAESNGVNPWIVGAIILNISDAWFFPYQCSYYLQFQELLDKQQLFNERLILRGNFLATLIRFFSIYLSLGYFRTLGIL; encoded by the coding sequence ATGGCGATCGATCTTAAGCAAATGGCGCAGGAGTTGCGACGCGCTCCTATTCTTTCTGACTGTTCTGTACAAGAACTGGCGAGAGTTGTGCCCTATGCGGTCGAGCATTTTTTGGAAAATGGCCAAGCCCTATTCCAGTCAGGCAACCCCGCCTTAACCCTCTATTTTGTGCGCCGGGGCAAAGTGCAGCTTTGGGCTGGAGGGCGTGTCATTGCGGAGGTGGAGCATGGTTTTGTGGGCGAAGAGGCGGCCGTTTCCTCTGACTACTACATGGCCGACGCGATCGCGGTTGACAACACGGAAGTGATCGCCTTGCCCCGCGAGGCTATTACCAAGGTGGCCGGTGCTGGCACTCCAACCATCGATCGATTCTATGCTTCCCTGCTCAGTCATTACAGCGGACAGCCTAACCGAAAACTGGAGAGTCGATCGCCCATCAGTCAGCTCAAGCGCAATGATTGGGTTCAGTCCTGTGGTTGGATTCTGTCAGTGGTGATCCCCGGTATTTTGTACTTGATTTTGAGGGAAACTGCGGAATTTGACTGGAATTCCCAAATGTTTTTGATTGTACTCACATCCACCATTGTGATGTGGGTTTTTGGGATGGTTCCTGAATTTATTCCTGGTCTTTTTTGCATTCTGTCATTGCTAATTTTAGACATTGCTCCCAGTGAAGTTATTCTTTCTGGCTTTGCATCGGGCAGCTTTTTTATGGCGCTCAGCCTCTTTGGATTGGGAGCTGTTTTGATGGGATCAGGATTAACCTATCGCCTAGTTTTATGGCTCTCTCGATTCATTCCTAAAACAGAAAGCTGGTACGCGACCGCTTTATTTTTAACCGGATTGGCAATGACCCCCATTTTGCCCTCGGCTAATGGTCGAATTGGTCTGTTGTCACCGATTTTGACAGATACCATTGATGCCACAGGAGTCAAACCAGGTGGCAAAGCTGCCAGCCATCTCGCCTTTGCTGCTTTTAGCGGTGCTAGCCTGCTTTCCCATGTTTTTCTAAGCAGTAAGTCGGCTAATTTTGTAGTCTATGGCCTCTTGCCTTTGCAGGTTCAACAACAATTTAGTTGGGTTTATTGGTTGCAGGCGAGTTTGGTGGTGGGGATCGTGACCCTAGTGCTGTATTTTATCTCCACAAAATTCCTGTTTAGTAATAATCAAGCCTTTGAAATTTCCCAACAACAGGTGGAAGCTCAGGTGGAAACCCTAGGGCCCTTAAGCAGCCAAGAGTGGATTTCGCTGGTCAGCACGATCGTGTTGTTGCTGGGAATTGTCACCGCATCCATTCACAAAATCCAATTGCCCTGGATTGGTTTGGGGGTTCTATTTCTGGTGCTATCGCTGGGGATTCTGAAAAAAAATGAATTTCGCACCCAAATCGACTGGCCATTTTTAATCCTATTAGGCAGCTTGGTCGGAATTGCAGAAGCCATGTCCTACTTAGGTCTCGACACGCACTTTGGTGGGTATCTGACTTGGCTCAGCGATTCTATGAAGTCCAACTTTCCCCTTTTTATCTTTTTATTGAGCCTGACAATTTTGGCTGTGCGGTTTGTGATCCCCAACACGACGGCCGTGGCAATTTTTGCCACAATATTAATCCCGATGGCAGAAAGCAACGGGGTAAATCCTTGGATTGTGGGAGCGATTATCCTAAATATCAGCGATGCCTGGTTTTTTCCTTACCAATGTTCCTACTACCTACAATTTCAGGAGCTATTGGACAAACAGCAACTTTTTAATGAGCGTTTAATTTTACGAGGCAATTTCCTGGCAACGCTGATTCGCTTCTTTTCAATCTATTTATCATTGGGATATTTCCGCACCCTTGGAATTCTCTAA
- a CDS encoding adenylate/guanylate cyclase domain-containing protein, protein MNRWRWSWNPARWKIAPKLSAALLAASLLPMSLTAFYNLRQSLYTVKMAEYKNLELLAKSVAARLDQLLIDTQRVGIQMASARDIVQFAGSVAAKEPPEKQNYWRILAAEAIANVRNSNPDYFSVFLLDRTGRCLVSTNPSNIGKSYAFRNYFQEARQGKLYISEWTVGSTTGQPGIFLSVPVVAKGTRNLLGVVVIKLRSEAVGRLLTSLNQKEGGSAFLVDQNGIVIAHTDRRWVYRSLLPLSPVQLRTIDPKVQFGLDRIESLNLPVLARSLQLPSAPTAASSAVPLPPITPTATPNQSTMELGPPSFGNIAYRSPFTGKTEIVGMSALDMRPWRLAITEPESVFVTPLNALAHRTTASVFLVGGAVALLALALARSIVRPLHLLTRAAQELRMGQFDRAHVDIQGTDELGLLAATFNQMVSGLREREQELNIFGRMVSPVVREQLLRGGVELGGQTCWVSVLFSDIRGFSTLSEQLDPQGVVEFLNEYMTAMTEAVAPWGGYINNFIGDAIVVVFGAPVPQPDAEWCAVSAALAMRDRLAELNEHRRARGQVSIQSGIGIGTGQAVAGQIGSLDRLIYTVIGDAVNIAARLETLTKQFPDYPILINETTAKALRNYPEVVLHSLGPQRLKGRHEPVEVYAPMRAASVVSSGSARSIDLAGDLSSDLAGDLTSDRPQHRQSAPS, encoded by the coding sequence GTGAACCGCTGGCGTTGGAGTTGGAATCCGGCTCGCTGGAAAATTGCGCCCAAGCTGTCGGCGGCTTTGTTGGCTGCGTCGCTGCTGCCAATGAGTCTGACGGCGTTTTATAACCTTCGCCAAAGCCTGTATACGGTCAAAATGGCGGAGTACAAAAATCTGGAACTGTTGGCAAAAAGTGTGGCGGCCCGACTGGATCAGTTGCTGATTGACACGCAACGGGTGGGGATTCAGATGGCCAGCGCGCGGGATATTGTGCAATTTGCAGGGTCGGTGGCGGCGAAAGAGCCTCCGGAAAAACAGAATTATTGGCGAATCTTGGCGGCTGAGGCGATCGCGAATGTTCGCAATTCCAATCCTGATTATTTTTCAGTGTTTCTGCTCGATCGCACGGGACGTTGTTTGGTTTCAACGAATCCCAGCAACATTGGCAAGTCCTACGCCTTTCGCAATTACTTCCAAGAAGCGCGCCAAGGCAAACTCTACATTTCGGAATGGACGGTGGGATCCACCACGGGTCAGCCGGGGATTTTCCTTTCGGTGCCGGTGGTGGCCAAGGGCACGCGCAATCTGCTGGGCGTGGTGGTGATTAAGCTGCGATCGGAGGCGGTGGGCCGCTTGCTCACCAGCTTGAACCAAAAGGAAGGCGGCTCTGCTTTCTTGGTCGATCAAAACGGAATTGTGATTGCCCATACGGATCGGCGTTGGGTCTATCGCAGCTTGTTGCCTTTGTCGCCCGTGCAGTTGCGCACGATCGACCCGAAAGTCCAGTTTGGCCTCGATCGAATTGAAAGTTTGAATTTGCCGGTGTTGGCGCGATCGCTGCAATTGCCCTCTGCCCCCACGGCTGCATCATCGGCGGTTCCATTGCCCCCCATTACGCCCACCGCCACCCCAAACCAGTCAACGATGGAGCTGGGCCCGCCATCCTTCGGCAACATTGCCTATCGATCGCCCTTCACGGGCAAAACGGAAATCGTGGGTATGTCGGCTTTGGATATGCGGCCCTGGCGCTTGGCCATCACGGAGCCAGAGTCGGTTTTTGTCACGCCGCTGAATGCACTGGCCCATCGCACCACGGCCAGTGTGTTCCTGGTGGGGGGAGCGGTGGCCCTGCTGGCCCTGGCCCTGGCCCGGAGTATTGTGCGGCCCTTGCACTTGCTCACCCGTGCGGCTCAGGAATTGCGGATGGGACAGTTTGACCGGGCCCATGTGGACATTCAGGGCACTGATGAGCTGGGTTTGTTGGCGGCCACCTTTAACCAAATGGTTTCCGGTTTGCGGGAGCGGGAACAGGAGCTGAATATTTTTGGGCGAATGGTGTCGCCTGTGGTGCGCGAACAACTATTACGGGGTGGGGTGGAGCTAGGCGGGCAAACTTGCTGGGTTTCGGTGTTGTTTTCTGATATTCGGGGATTTTCGACCCTTTCCGAGCAGTTGGATCCCCAGGGGGTGGTGGAATTTTTAAATGAATATATGACGGCGATGACGGAGGCCGTTGCGCCTTGGGGCGGCTATATCAATAACTTCATTGGCGATGCGATCGTGGTGGTATTTGGCGCGCCCGTGCCCCAGCCGGATGCGGAGTGGTGTGCGGTGTCGGCAGCGTTGGCCATGCGCGATCGCCTGGCGGAGTTAAATGAACATCGGCGTGCCCGCGGCCAGGTATCGATCCAAAGCGGTATCGGCATTGGCACCGGTCAGGCGGTGGCGGGTCAAATTGGCTCGCTCGATCGCCTGATTTACACCGTCATTGGGGACGCGGTGAACATTGCTGCCCGCCTGGAAACCCTGACCAAACAGTTTCCGGACTATCCCATTTTGATTAATGAAACCACCGCCAAAGCCCTGCGTAACTATCCAGAGGTGGTGCTCCATTCCCTCGGCCCACAGCGCCTGAAAGGTCGCCATGAGCCGGTGGAGGTCTATGCACCGATGCGGGCCGCAAGTGTGGTGAGCAGCGGCTCGGCGCGATCGATCGATTTGGCGGGCGATTTGTCCAGCGATCTGGCGGGCGATCTGACGAGCGATCGACCACAGCATCGCCAATCTGCCCCCAGTTAA
- a CDS encoding glycosyl transferase codes for MTRPILYVAITAHGFGHATRAAALVDTLQRLRPDLLPILVTTAPRWLLGSYISGEFLYRPRALDVGVVQQDSLQIDRQTTLEQLQALRSRAAAIVAAEVDFIRQMSVKNGRVALVLADLPPLAIDIAQAAGLPCWAVGNFGWDFIYRDWGGEFEQEADWIADRFHRCDRLFRLPFHEPMASFPQQTDVGLTGGAPRYGAAELRDKLGLPDIPRDRTVLLTFGGLGLQQIPYERLRQFPDWLFITFDRSAPDLPNLYQVLDPIEHHASDRPFRPVDFMPLCGRIVSKPGYGTFAEACRTGPTVATLTRDGFAEAPILLDQIQAQTSHQILQPTEFFEGDWSFLQAAPTPSQPGQRFTLDGNETIAQAISAVLET; via the coding sequence ATGACCCGTCCCATTCTTTACGTTGCCATTACTGCCCATGGATTTGGCCATGCCACCCGAGCGGCTGCCCTAGTTGATACCCTGCAACGGCTGCGGCCTGACCTGTTGCCGATTTTGGTCACCACCGCCCCCCGTTGGCTCCTCGGTTCCTACATCAGCGGTGAATTTCTTTACCGGCCCAGGGCGCTGGATGTGGGTGTGGTGCAGCAAGATAGTTTGCAAATTGACCGGCAAACGACTCTGGAGCAACTCCAGGCTCTGCGATCGCGGGCGGCGGCCATTGTGGCGGCAGAGGTGGACTTCATCCGGCAAATGTCCGTCAAAAATGGGCGTGTGGCTCTGGTGTTGGCCGACTTGCCCCCCCTGGCGATCGACATTGCCCAGGCGGCGGGTCTGCCCTGCTGGGCGGTCGGTAACTTCGGCTGGGATTTCATTTACCGCGATTGGGGTGGCGAATTTGAGCAAGAGGCGGACTGGATTGCCGATCGCTTCCATCGGTGCGATCGCCTCTTTCGGTTGCCTTTTCACGAACCCATGGCCAGCTTTCCCCAACAAACCGATGTGGGTTTAACGGGCGGCGCACCCCGCTATGGTGCGGCGGAATTGCGCGATAAGTTGGGTTTACCAGATATCCCGCGCGATCGCACCGTTTTGCTCACCTTTGGCGGCCTGGGCTTGCAACAAATTCCCTACGAGCGGCTGCGGCAATTTCCCGACTGGCTCTTCATCACCTTTGACCGATCGGCCCCGGACTTGCCCAACCTATACCAAGTGCTCGACCCGATCGAACACCACGCGAGCGATCGCCCCTTTCGGCCCGTGGACTTTATGCCCCTTTGTGGGCGCATCGTTTCCAAACCCGGCTACGGAACCTTTGCCGAAGCCTGCCGCACAGGCCCAACCGTAGCTACCCTCACCCGCGATGGATTTGCCGAAGCTCCCATCTTGTTAGACCAAATTCAAGCCCAAACTTCCCACCAGATTTTGCAACCGACCGAATTTTTTGAGGGAGATTGGTCTTTTCTACAAGCAGCGCCCACGCCTTCCCAGCCCGGCCAGCGGTTTACCTTGGATGGCAATGAAACCATTGCCCAGGCAATTAGCGCAGTCCTTGAAACCTAG
- the ruvB gene encoding Holliday junction branch migration DNA helicase RuvB gives MAIISSKSTGGGNPDPQPPRKPARRSNSPRSSVSPSLLDPVATPEEAHQDAAKPAHQSPQGDRPDERVRPQRLADYVGQQDLKDVLTIAIQAAQGRREPLDHLLLYGPPGLGKTTMALILAGEMGVSCKITTAPALERPRDIAGLLVNLQPGDLLFVDEIHRLPRVTEEILYPAMEDFRLDVTVGKGQSARTRSIPLPKFTLVGATTQVGALSSPLRDRFGLIQRLRFYEPEELARIVLRTATILQVAIEPDGAAEIARRSRGTPRIANRLLRRVRDYAQVKGAETQGKTTIDGAIAAAALELFNVDPRGLDWTDRRLLSAIIEQFNGGPVGLETLAAATGEDAQTIEEVYEPYLMQIGYLQRTPRGRVATPAAWQHLGYSKFLPASLDSLVD, from the coding sequence ATGGCGATTATTTCTTCCAAGTCAACCGGTGGCGGCAATCCTGATCCCCAGCCTCCCCGCAAGCCCGCTAGGCGATCGAATTCCCCGCGATCGTCCGTTTCGCCGTCGCTGCTGGATCCGGTGGCCACGCCTGAGGAAGCTCACCAAGATGCGGCCAAGCCCGCTCACCAGTCTCCTCAGGGCGATCGACCCGATGAGCGTGTGCGCCCCCAACGGCTAGCGGACTATGTGGGGCAGCAGGATTTAAAAGACGTGCTGACCATTGCGATTCAAGCGGCCCAGGGTCGTCGGGAGCCGCTGGATCACCTGTTGCTCTATGGGCCGCCAGGCTTGGGCAAAACCACCATGGCTTTAATTCTGGCCGGCGAGATGGGTGTGTCTTGCAAAATTACGACCGCACCGGCTCTGGAGCGCCCTCGGGATATTGCCGGGCTGCTGGTGAATTTGCAGCCGGGGGATTTGTTGTTTGTGGATGAAATTCACCGGTTGCCCCGGGTCACTGAAGAAATTTTGTATCCAGCGATGGAGGATTTTCGGCTGGATGTGACGGTGGGCAAGGGCCAGAGCGCCCGCACCCGATCGATCCCGTTGCCCAAGTTCACCCTGGTGGGTGCGACAACCCAGGTGGGGGCCCTCAGTTCGCCCCTGCGCGATCGCTTTGGCCTGATTCAACGGTTGCGGTTCTATGAACCCGAGGAGCTGGCCCGGATTGTGTTGCGGACGGCGACGATTTTGCAGGTGGCGATCGAGCCAGACGGGGCCGCAGAAATTGCCCGGCGATCGCGCGGGACACCCCGGATTGCTAACCGCCTGTTGCGGCGGGTGCGGGACTACGCGCAAGTGAAAGGAGCGGAAACCCAAGGCAAAACAACCATTGACGGGGCGATCGCGGCGGCGGCCTTGGAACTGTTCAATGTGGATCCTCGGGGGCTGGATTGGACTGATCGCCGACTCCTGAGCGCCATTATTGAGCAGTTCAACGGCGGCCCCGTGGGTCTGGAAACCTTGGCAGCCGCCACCGGGGAAGATGCCCAGACGATCGAAGAGGTCTATGAACCCTATCTGATGCAGATTGGCTACCTTCAGCGCACCCCTCGCGGCCGCGTGGCCACCCCCGCCGCTTGGCAACACCTGGGCTACTCTAAATTTCTCCCCGCGTCTCTTGACTCTCTAGTGGACTAG